Proteins encoded in a region of the Panthera uncia isolate 11264 chromosome B2 unlocalized genomic scaffold, Puncia_PCG_1.0 HiC_scaffold_24, whole genome shotgun sequence genome:
- the LOC125938459 gene encoding patr class I histocompatibility antigen, A-2 alpha chain-like isoform X1, which produces MRVVMPRTLLLLLSGALAVTQTCAGSHSLMYFGTAVSRPSLGEPRYLEVGYVDDTQFARFDSDASSPRMEPRVQWLKQEAPEYWEQETRGAKDTAQTFRQSLNTLRGYYNQSEAGSHTIQWLSSCEVGPDWRLLRGYWQFAYDGEDYIALNEDLRSWTAADTAAQITRRKWEAAGAAEHQRNDLQVTCVEWLRKYLERGNKTLLRTDPPKTHITHYPTSDHDVTLKCWALGFYPAEITLTWQRDGEDLIQDTEFVDTRPGGDGTFQKWVAVVVPSGEEQRYTCHVQHGGLPKPLMLKWESPPQRSIPMVGIVAGLVSFVVISAVVVGAVIWRR; this is translated from the exons ATGCGGGTCGTGATGCCCCGAACCCTCCTCTTGCTGCTGTCGGGGGCCCTGGCCGTGACCCAGACCTGCGCGG GCTCCCATTCCTTGATGTATTTCGGCACCGCGGTGTCCCGGCCCAGCCTCGGGGAGCCCCGGTACTTGGAAGTCGGCTACGTGGACGACACACAGTTCGCGCGGTTCGACAGCGACGCCTCGAGTCCGAGGATGGAGCCACGCGTGCAGTGGTTGAAGCAGGAGGCGCCGGAGTATTGGGAGCAGGAGACGCGGGGCGCCAAGGACACCGCACAGACTTTCCGACAGAGCCTGAACACGCTGCGCGGCTACTACAACCAGAGCGAAGCGG ggtcTCACACCATCCAGTGGCTGTCTTCCTGCGAAGTGGGGCCCGATTGGCGCCTCCTCCGAGGATACTGGCAGTTCGCCTATGACGGCGAGGATTACATCGCCCTGAACGAGGACCTGCGCTCTTGGACCGCGGCGGACACGGCGGCGCAGATCACCCGCCGCAAGTGGGAGGCTGCCGGAGCAGCCGAGCATCAGAGGAACGACCTGCAGGTCACGTGCGTAGAGTGGCTCCGGAAGTACTTGGAGAGGGGGAACAAGACACTGCTGCGCACAG ACCCCCCGAAGACACACATCACCCACTACCCCACTTCTGACCATGATGTCACCCTGAAGTGCTGGGCCCTGGGTTTCTATCCTGCGGAGATCACCCTGACCTGGCAGCGTGATGGGGAGGACCTGATCCAGGACACGGAGTTTGTGGACACTAGGCCTGGGGGAGATGGGACCTTCCAGAAGTGGGTGGCTGTGGTGGTGCCttctggagaggagcagagatacACGTGCCATGTGCAGCATGGGGGGTTGCCCAAGCCCCTCATGCTGAAATGGG AGTCCCCTCCTCAGCGCAGCATTCCCATGGTGGGCATTGTTGCTGGTCTGGTTTCCTTTGTGGTCATCAGTGCTGTGGTGGTTGGAGCTGTCATATGGAGGAGGTAG
- the LOC125938459 gene encoding BOLA class I histocompatibility antigen, alpha chain BL3-7-like isoform X2 has translation MRVVMPRTLLLLLSGALAVTQTCAGSHSLMYFGTAVSRPSLGEPRYLEVGYVDDTQFARFDSDASSPRMEPRVQWLKQEAPEYWEQETRGAKDTAQTFRQSLNTLRGYYNQSEAGSHTIQWLSSCEVGPDWRLLRGYWQFAYDGEDYIALNEDLRSWTAADTAAQITRRKWEAAGAAEHQRNDLQVTCVEWLRKYLERGNKTLLRTESPPQRSIPMVGIVAGLVSFVVISAVVVGAVIWRR, from the exons ATGCGGGTCGTGATGCCCCGAACCCTCCTCTTGCTGCTGTCGGGGGCCCTGGCCGTGACCCAGACCTGCGCGG GCTCCCATTCCTTGATGTATTTCGGCACCGCGGTGTCCCGGCCCAGCCTCGGGGAGCCCCGGTACTTGGAAGTCGGCTACGTGGACGACACACAGTTCGCGCGGTTCGACAGCGACGCCTCGAGTCCGAGGATGGAGCCACGCGTGCAGTGGTTGAAGCAGGAGGCGCCGGAGTATTGGGAGCAGGAGACGCGGGGCGCCAAGGACACCGCACAGACTTTCCGACAGAGCCTGAACACGCTGCGCGGCTACTACAACCAGAGCGAAGCGG ggtcTCACACCATCCAGTGGCTGTCTTCCTGCGAAGTGGGGCCCGATTGGCGCCTCCTCCGAGGATACTGGCAGTTCGCCTATGACGGCGAGGATTACATCGCCCTGAACGAGGACCTGCGCTCTTGGACCGCGGCGGACACGGCGGCGCAGATCACCCGCCGCAAGTGGGAGGCTGCCGGAGCAGCCGAGCATCAGAGGAACGACCTGCAGGTCACGTGCGTAGAGTGGCTCCGGAAGTACTTGGAGAGGGGGAACAAGACACTGCTGCGCACAG AGTCCCCTCCTCAGCGCAGCATTCCCATGGTGGGCATTGTTGCTGGTCTGGTTTCCTTTGTGGTCATCAGTGCTGTGGTGGTTGGAGCTGTCATATGGAGGAGGTAG